In Methanobrevibacter sp., the following are encoded in one genomic region:
- a CDS encoding TrpB-like pyridoxal phosphate-dependent enzyme, with protein sequence MAEDYRINLTPDDVPKNWYNILADLPVELPMPKNSEGKDQIADLQKAFTKAALEQEFATDRYIKIPNEVRELYMQMGRPSPLVRAKRLEEKLNTPAKIYFKREDTSPTGSHKLNSAIPQVYFAKKEGVERLTTETGAGQWGTALSLAGNLLDTDITVYMVKVSFNQKPDRKNIMNIYGGDVYASPSENTKIGRQILEETPDHPGSLGVAISEAMEEALENDEVKYSLGSVLNHVMLHQTIIGQEIKTQLEIAEEEPDVMIACAGGGSNLAGSLFPFLKDKIAGNSETEFIAVEPSACPTLTEGSYEYDFGDTNGFTPMLKMFTLGHDFVAPSVHAGGLRYHGMSPIVSLLTKEGYINPTSVHQTDAFNAGVTFASSEGVLPAPETTHAIKAAIDEALKAKQTGEEKTIVVNFSGHGMLDLKGYASFLDGSMENSK encoded by the coding sequence ATGGCAGAAGATTATAGAATTAATTTAACTCCTGATGATGTTCCTAAAAATTGGTATAACATTCTCGCAGATTTACCTGTAGAATTGCCTATGCCTAAAAACAGTGAAGGAAAAGATCAAATAGCTGATTTGCAAAAAGCATTTACAAAAGCAGCTCTTGAACAAGAATTTGCAACTGACAGATACATTAAAATCCCTAATGAAGTAAGGGAATTATACATGCAAATGGGAAGACCAAGCCCATTGGTAAGAGCAAAAAGACTTGAAGAAAAACTAAACACTCCTGCTAAAATTTACTTTAAAAGAGAAGACACTTCTCCTACAGGTTCACACAAATTAAACAGTGCTATTCCACAGGTTTACTTTGCTAAAAAAGAAGGAGTAGAAAGATTGACCACTGAAACCGGTGCAGGTCAATGGGGTACTGCTCTATCTCTTGCAGGTAACTTGCTTGACACTGACATTACTGTTTACATGGTAAAAGTTTCATTCAACCAAAAACCTGACAGGAAAAACATTATGAACATTTACGGTGGTGACGTTTACGCATCCCCAAGTGAAAATACAAAGATTGGACGCCAAATCCTAGAAGAAACTCCAGACCATCCAGGTTCTTTAGGAGTAGCTATTTCAGAAGCTATGGAAGAGGCTTTGGAAAATGATGAGGTCAAATACTCATTAGGAAGTGTTTTAAATCATGTAATGCTTCACCAAACCATCATTGGACAAGAAATCAAGACCCAATTAGAAATTGCTGAAGAAGAGCCTGATGTAATGATTGCTTGTGCTGGTGGAGGTAGTAACTTAGCTGGTTCATTATTCCCATTCTTAAAAGACAAGATTGCTGGAAACTCAGAAACCGAATTCATCGCTGTTGAACCTAGTGCTTGTCCTACCTTGACTGAAGGTTCTTATGAATACGACTTTGGTGATACCAACGGATTTACTCCAATGCTTAAAATGTTCACCTTAGGACACGATTTCGTTGCTCCTTCCGTACATGCTGGTGGATTAAGATACCACGGAATGTCCCCAATCGTTTCATTACTTACTAAAGAGGGATACATCAACCCTACTTCTGTTCATCAAACCGATGCATTTAATGCAGGTGTTACCTTTGCTAGTTCTGAAGGTGTATTACCAGCTCCTGAAACAACTCATGCTATTAAAGCTGCTATTGATGAAGCATTAAAAGCAAAACAAACCGGAGAGGAAAAAACTATTGTTGTTAACTTCTCAGGTCATGGAATGTTGGACTTGAAAGGATATGCAAGCTTTTTAGATGGATCAATGGAAAACAGTAAATAA
- a CDS encoding DUF1786 domain-containing protein, protein MKTVAIDVGTGTQDIIVYDDEKELENSIKLVLPSPHLYIAQLIKECENDIYFDGEIMGGGKLKNRIIEHMEKGYEVVMKGHCAKTIRDDLEQVKSFGIKIANPDEDYSGYTKITLGDIDIKKLSEVILAYDLDFDFENIAIAVQDHGFNENMGDRDFRFEKIREKLDKPIKPEEFGFLGDIPEYYSRMKSVESTLKEEGIEITPLIMDTKFASIAGMQYDEIAEDLNSYVVIDIGNGHTTAASIEDGKIQGLFEHHTSNLDGESLNKYITKLANGTITNKEIYEDHGHGAHVLNPISKLEKVIVSGPKRELIEDSGLDWHHACPGGDVMMTGTVGLIKTIEYLKD, encoded by the coding sequence ATGAAAACCGTAGCTATTGATGTAGGAACAGGAACACAAGATATAATCGTATATGACGATGAAAAAGAATTGGAAAACTCCATTAAGCTTGTTCTTCCATCTCCCCACTTGTATATTGCACAATTAATAAAAGAATGTGAAAACGACATCTATTTTGACGGAGAGATAATGGGAGGAGGAAAGCTTAAAAACAGAATAATTGAACATATGGAAAAGGGATATGAGGTAGTAATGAAAGGCCATTGCGCCAAAACCATAAGGGATGATTTGGAACAGGTAAAATCATTCGGCATCAAAATAGCAAATCCGGATGAGGACTATAGCGGATATACAAAGATAACACTTGGAGACATTGACATTAAAAAGCTTTCAGAGGTCATATTAGCATATGATTTGGATTTTGATTTTGAAAACATTGCAATAGCAGTACAGGACCACGGTTTTAATGAAAATATGGGAGATAGAGATTTCAGGTTTGAAAAGATAAGGGAAAAGCTGGACAAGCCAATAAAACCTGAGGAGTTCGGATTTTTAGGAGACATTCCAGAATACTACTCAAGAATGAAATCCGTTGAAAGTACATTGAAAGAAGAAGGAATTGAAATTACCCCCCTGATAATGGACACTAAATTCGCTTCAATAGCAGGAATGCAATACGATGAAATAGCAGAGGACCTCAATAGCTACGTAGTAATTGATATTGGAAATGGCCATACAACAGCGGCATCAATTGAAGATGGCAAAATACAAGGGTTATTTGAACACCATACATCCAATCTTGATGGAGAATCATTGAATAAATACATAACAAAATTAGCTAACGGCACCATTACAAACAAGGAAATATATGAAGACCACGGACATGGAGCTCATGTATTGAATCCTATAAGTAAATTAGAAAAAGTAATTGTAAGCGGGCCAAAACGCGAACTTATTGAAGATTCTGGCCTTGATTGGCATCATGCATGTCCTGGAGGGGATGTAATGATGACTGGAACTGTTGGTTTAATCAAAACAATCGAATACTTGAAGGATTAA
- a CDS encoding PHP domain-containing protein, with product MYKLDPHIHSIYSGDSNTSIEDIIRTAEKKGLDIIAISDHNTVEGSKIARTLGLNDVLIVPSIEISSSEGHILGFGCEELIEKGLTPAETIDRIHEQGGLAIVPHPFCFYRHGLLDKTDERLEYDGIETKNARFILGYCNSKAKKLSMKNSIPALGSSDAHYKEFIGDCYTKIDCEKDIDSVLKAIKKNKVAPAGKGTSNIQLAKYLFDKNVLKKK from the coding sequence ATGTATAAACTCGATCCTCACATTCACAGCATTTACTCCGGAGATTCAAATACATCAATAGAAGATATAATCAGAACTGCTGAGAAAAAAGGTCTGGACATTATAGCAATTAGTGATCACAATACCGTCGAAGGCTCAAAGATAGCTAGAACTTTAGGATTGAATGATGTATTGATAGTGCCTTCAATTGAAATATCAAGCAGTGAAGGGCACATCCTAGGATTTGGTTGTGAGGAGCTAATAGAAAAAGGCCTAACTCCAGCAGAAACTATTGATAGAATACACGAACAAGGAGGATTAGCAATAGTACCTCACCCTTTCTGTTTTTATAGACACGGACTCCTAGATAAAACGGATGAAAGATTAGAATACGATGGAATTGAGACAAAAAATGCAAGATTCATATTAGGGTATTGCAACAGCAAGGCTAAAAAATTGTCCATGAAAAATAGTATACCTGCCCTTGGATCAAGTGATGCCCATTACAAGGAATTCATCGGAGATTGCTATACAAAAATAGATTGTGAAAAAGACATAGACAGCGTGTTGAAGGCCATTAAAAAAAACAAGGTTGCTCCAGCCGGAAAAGGCACATCAAATATACAATTGGCCAAGTACCTTTTTGACAAGAATGTTCTGAAAAAAAAGTAA
- the albA gene encoding DNA-binding protein Alba, giving the protein MMDEKIIYVGNKPLMNYVLAVVTQINENTNSVILKARGKAISRAVDVAEIVRNRFIPDCVVDNIEISTDEVENEDGSKLNVSVIAIKLSND; this is encoded by the coding sequence ATTATGGATGAAAAAATTATATATGTAGGTAATAAACCACTTATGAACTATGTTTTAGCTGTAGTAACACAAATTAACGAAAATACTAACTCTGTTATCCTAAAAGCTAGGGGAAAGGCCATTAGCCGTGCTGTTGATGTTGCAGAAATTGTTAGAAACAGATTTATTCCTGATTGTGTTGTGGATAATATTGAAATTTCCACTGATGAAGTTGAAAATGAGGATGGAAGTAAGTTGAACGTTTCTGTTATTGCAATTAAGCTTTCTAATGATTAA
- a CDS encoding 2-isopropylmalate synthase: MYGNDMETLKKENMNLADKIYIFDTTLRDGEQAPGVALTVDEKIQIAQKLDKLGVDKLEAGFPASSKGEVMACSQINDLIDATTVGLARTVKKDIDAVLDANLDYMHTFIGTSPLHRDYKLKMDKETIIQTAVEGVEYGKDHGLTVEFSAEDATRTERDFLIDVYEAVVDAGADFLNVPDTVGVLTPVVTRELISDLKSKFKTPISVHFHNDFGLATANTLTAIENGANQAHVTINGIGERTGNSSLEELAVTLKAVYGIDIGIDTTQLYNISEFVGRITGIKMPVNKPIVGDNAFAHESGIHVHGILNNALTYEPISPELVGHSRRIVIGKHTGANALKSKLDEYHIELDDEQFQRVFNQIKALGDKGKTITDSDLKAIAVTELSTAKETPIKLKGLGLLSGAIVSPTATVKLEIDGEEKETSATGVGPVDAALNAIKSLISDEMDVELEEYNLEAITGGTDALAEVFVITSDSNCNKSTGRATNDDIVMASIEAVLDSINKLLLIQRANE, from the coding sequence ATGTATGGTAACGATATGGAAACACTCAAAAAAGAAAATATGAATTTAGCGGATAAAATTTATATTTTTGATACAACCTTGAGAGATGGGGAACAAGCTCCAGGTGTTGCTTTAACTGTTGATGAAAAAATTCAAATTGCTCAAAAATTAGATAAACTTGGAGTAGATAAACTTGAAGCAGGTTTTCCAGCATCATCTAAAGGTGAAGTAATGGCATGTAGCCAAATCAATGACTTAATTGATGCAACCACTGTAGGGTTGGCAAGAACCGTTAAGAAAGATATTGATGCAGTCCTTGATGCTAATTTGGATTATATGCATACTTTTATTGGAACTTCTCCATTACACAGAGATTACAAGCTTAAGATGGATAAGGAAACTATTATTCAAACTGCTGTAGAGGGTGTTGAATATGGTAAGGACCATGGTTTGACTGTTGAATTTTCAGCAGAAGACGCTACCAGAACAGAAAGAGATTTCCTTATTGACGTTTATGAGGCAGTTGTGGATGCTGGTGCTGATTTCTTAAATGTTCCTGATACTGTTGGAGTTTTGACTCCTGTTGTTACTCGTGAATTAATTTCCGATTTGAAATCCAAGTTTAAAACTCCTATTAGTGTTCATTTCCATAATGATTTTGGTTTAGCTACTGCAAACACTTTAACTGCTATTGAAAATGGTGCCAATCAGGCTCATGTTACTATTAACGGTATTGGTGAGAGAACTGGTAACTCATCCCTTGAAGAATTGGCTGTAACTCTTAAGGCAGTTTATGGTATTGACATTGGCATTGACACTACTCAACTTTATAATATTTCCGAATTTGTTGGACGCATTACTGGTATTAAAATGCCTGTTAACAAACCGATTGTAGGAGACAACGCTTTTGCTCATGAATCAGGAATTCATGTTCATGGTATTCTTAACAATGCTTTAACCTATGAACCTATTTCTCCTGAACTTGTTGGTCACTCTAGAAGGATAGTTATTGGAAAGCATACTGGTGCTAACGCTTTAAAATCAAAACTAGATGAATATCATATTGAATTGGATGATGAACAATTCCAAAGAGTATTCAACCAAATCAAAGCTTTAGGTGATAAAGGTAAAACAATCACAGATTCAGATCTTAAAGCTATTGCCGTAACTGAATTAAGTACTGCTAAGGAAACTCCAATCAAACTTAAAGGACTGGGTTTGTTATCTGGAGCTATTGTCTCTCCAACCGCAACCGTAAAATTGGAGATTGATGGTGAAGAAAAAGAAACTTCTGCTACTGGTGTAGGTCCTGTAGATGCTGCATTAAACGCTATCAAATCATTGATTTCTGATGAAATGGATGTTGAACTTGAAGAATATAATTTAGAAGCTATTACTGGTGGTACTGATGCATTGGCTGAAGTATTTGTAATCACTTCTGATTCAAACTGCAATAAATCCACTGGTAGAGCTACCAATGATGATATTGTAATGGCAAGTATCGAAGCTGTTTTAGATTCAATTAACAAGCTTTTACTCATTCAAAGAGCAAATGAGTAA
- a CDS encoding PQQ-binding-like beta-propeller repeat protein: MKKQLAIVFMIFILAISPIAANDWNTFQENIEHTGYLDDASDFVTNLWTADLGDTIKSSPAIFEKNIFIVTYEGILKSIDMEKGDVNWEIDFEAKTNSSPVISNGTLYVGCEEGLKAVNIDDEKVKWTFKTSDSVESTPFVTDDTIYFGCDDGHLYGLDIDGNKTLDVDIGGKIISSPIVTNDSIFVGSTNTKFYSLSLDGNENWVFTTGDEVLSTPGYGNDSVVFGSNDGTAYCLNIENGQLIWKADLDDKVRASPTIDEYDNNVYLGSDGGNMTCLDLRDGTNKWSFSTGSPVQSTPALKGNSIAFGSDNGNAYILNKYTGLETLSYNPGTMLFNSPFSASPVIYGNSLFFAGEDGYLYSLDIEKQDTPISIFLYYGLAILIIIFVILFVIIKKAKSPKKDKFKKNNKK, from the coding sequence ATGAAAAAACAATTAGCGATTGTATTTATGATTTTTATATTAGCTATAAGTCCAATAGCTGCAAACGATTGGAATACCTTTCAGGAAAACATAGAACATACAGGCTATTTGGATGACGCTTCTGACTTTGTAACAAATTTATGGACTGCCGATTTAGGGGATACTATAAAATCCTCTCCAGCTATATTTGAGAAGAATATTTTCATTGTTACATATGAGGGTATTTTAAAATCAATAGACATGGAAAAAGGAGATGTAAACTGGGAAATAGACTTTGAGGCAAAAACCAACTCTTCACCTGTTATTAGCAATGGAACCTTATATGTAGGTTGTGAAGAAGGTCTTAAGGCCGTAAATATTGATGATGAAAAAGTAAAATGGACTTTTAAAACTTCAGATTCAGTAGAATCAACACCTTTCGTAACAGATGATACAATTTACTTCGGCTGTGATGATGGACATTTGTATGGTCTTGACATAGATGGAAACAAGACATTGGATGTAGACATCGGTGGAAAAATCATCTCATCACCTATAGTTACCAACGATTCAATCTTTGTGGGAAGTACAAACACCAAATTTTACAGCCTTTCATTAGATGGAAACGAAAACTGGGTATTTACAACTGGTGATGAGGTTCTCTCAACTCCAGGATACGGTAACGATAGTGTTGTTTTTGGTTCTAATGACGGAACAGCATACTGCCTTAACATTGAAAACGGCCAACTTATTTGGAAAGCAGATCTCGACGATAAAGTAAGGGCATCACCTACAATTGACGAATATGATAATAATGTCTATTTAGGTTCAGATGGCGGCAATATGACTTGTCTTGATTTGAGAGACGGAACCAATAAATGGTCTTTCTCCACCGGATCTCCAGTTCAGTCCACTCCAGCTTTGAAAGGAAATTCCATAGCCTTCGGTTCAGATAACGGAAATGCTTATATCTTAAACAAATATACAGGATTGGAAACTCTTAGCTACAATCCAGGAACCATGCTCTTCAACAGTCCGTTTTCCGCATCACCTGTAATTTATGGAAACAGTTTATTCTTTGCAGGGGAGGATGGCTATCTTTACTCATTAGACATTGAAAAGCAGGATACTCCTATTTCAATATTCCTTTATTACGGATTGGCTATTCTTATTATCATCTTTGTAATTCTATTTGTGATTATTAAAAAAGCTAAAAGTCCTAAAAAAGATAAATTTAAAAAGAATAATAAAAAATAG
- a CDS encoding ABC transporter permease produces MSELKKIWWMIKKDLLSLKRHPGRLVSIIAFPIIMILLFGYGMGGELTDLPVAVVSQSDGNLTDATLDAIKTNEVYKVVEVTDDIDDAKSMVDRGDVKAAIILPADYDDDESSSKAVTLYLDSSDQMASQIIIPSTQGIFSKISAMYSNTQNMNLASSQGTVQLTQQQASMNQTSFNTLNQFSEAVSLHINKIYGTIKYIDFLVPAILGMTVMMSCMMGMGSSIAGERETGELPRLFMTPTSVATVVGGKIAAKLVIELGRALILLILAILLFNVTVKGGIVQTFILLLIGALCFVGFGIMLSARTATQEDYTQMVMPFCMPMMFVSGVFYPIETMPWIFQKIAYIFPLTYLNDAMRGVMLKGQSLGDVWIDIVILLGFTLLFFIIGVKTFNRDV; encoded by the coding sequence ATGAGCGAGCTTAAAAAGATTTGGTGGATGATTAAGAAGGATTTATTGAGTCTTAAAAGACACCCTGGCCGTTTGGTATCTATTATTGCATTTCCAATAATTATGATTTTACTGTTTGGATATGGTATGGGTGGAGAATTAACAGATTTGCCTGTTGCAGTTGTTTCACAAAGTGACGGTAATCTGACTGATGCAACATTAGATGCGATTAAAACCAATGAAGTCTATAAGGTGGTTGAAGTAACGGACGATATTGATGATGCCAAGTCAATGGTGGATAGGGGGGATGTTAAAGCAGCCATTATTCTGCCGGCTGATTATGACGATGATGAAAGTAGCTCCAAGGCCGTTACCCTATATTTAGATTCCTCAGATCAAATGGCATCCCAGATTATAATTCCATCTACTCAAGGAATATTTTCCAAAATATCTGCAATGTATTCCAACACTCAAAACATGAATCTGGCATCCTCACAGGGAACAGTTCAATTAACACAGCAACAAGCTTCTATGAATCAAACTTCATTCAATACTTTAAATCAGTTTTCAGAAGCTGTAAGTCTTCATATCAATAAAATTTATGGTACTATAAAATATATCGACTTTTTAGTTCCAGCTATTTTAGGAATGACTGTAATGATGAGTTGTATGATGGGAATGGGTTCATCCATTGCAGGGGAACGTGAAACCGGGGAGTTGCCAAGATTGTTCATGACTCCAACTAGTGTAGCTACTGTTGTAGGAGGTAAAATCGCTGCTAAATTAGTAATTGAACTTGGAAGGGCCCTGATACTGCTTATACTAGCCATCTTGCTTTTCAACGTTACTGTTAAAGGAGGCATTGTTCAGACTTTCATACTGCTTTTAATTGGAGCATTGTGTTTTGTAGGTTTTGGTATAATGCTTTCTGCAAGAACAGCGACTCAAGAGGATTACACTCAAATGGTAATGCCGTTCTGTATGCCTATGATGTTTGTTTCAGGTGTATTCTATCCGATTGAGACAATGCCCTGGATTTTCCAAAAAATTGCATATATCTTCCCATTAACTTATTTGAACGATGCTATGAGAGGAGTAATGCTTAAAGGACAATCCCTTGGAGACGTATGGATTGATATAGTTATTTTATTAGGATTCACATTATTATTCTTCATAATTGGTGTTAAAACATTTAACAGGGATGTGTAG